The window GCACTTAAAATCTGGCTGAGACTCGTTATGtttgtggaattttttttttttttagaggattGAGAATGAGAATTGGTTTAATATCGTTCAAAAACgtgcacaaaaaaatgctagagaatgcaaaaaaagtagaagataataattattataatttcagaTTTAACTTAGTAACTGAACTtttaaagagtgtgtgtttggatcAGCTCACCTCACGCCACCGAATAAAGGGTTGTGAAACTCCTGCACGACTTGGAAGGCGTACCAGGAAACTGCTATCATGCAGCACAGACCTGcaacacacaaaccacacaaacattcataaaaaatttaaaaagcctgTCGGTTTTGGACAACAAAGGTGCTGCTATCTGTACACATACAGCACTGTAAATTCACCTTGTGGCTAAAATAAGAATTGTATATATGAcaatatgttatattttattgtcaCTTCATAGTTTTGAGTTTTACTGTATCACATGTACCCAGTGAAGGTAAACCTCAGTCTGGGCGACTCACCAGCGAGGATACTCAGGATCCCCCCGGTAATGGCCACCTTAGCCTTGGATTGGTCGGTGGCCGAGCCGATCTTGATGCACTTCAGTCCGAGCAGAGACACGATCATGGGGCCGAGGCCAAGCAGCAGAGAGATGATCATGAGAGCGCGACACGCCTGGATGTGAGCTGCAGAGAGGGAACGATAAAGTTTGGACAATTTCACCAAAACATCAGTGAGTCATCAACATAGACGAGCATCTGCACTGAATCTGTCAGAACTAGCAGGAACCACAAAGGTGGTTATCAGCTTTCTTTGTTAACTCTTTCTGCTTCATACTCTGAGTGCGTTCACAGACAAAGTCAAATGACGAGTTCAGCGCCTCAtttgacacttaaaaataatCGTTTGCCTGCCACCTACTTCAACCTTTGAAGAAcactaaaatgtatttcagcaCAAACTGACGCCGTTGCTACAATTAAGGCAACAGCTTACAGAAAATTATGTTTAGTGAATGCACAAGTTAATATGGACGATCTCTTTAGGCTGTTATATCACTGCATTATTTCCAACTAACAGCTGCTCATTCTGCAGCTCCGAAACTTTGCAGTGGATTTAAACATTATTGTCAAGAACTATGTTTAAGTTTGACACGGTCTTGTAATGAAGGAGACataaatcactttaatttttgtcaaaaaatacaaaataaaatgaattttacaaaattttatcTGTGATAAAAACCGACCATTAGCCAAATCATAACAacagtgtaaaaacagacaaattagaACTAAGCATATACACATGTGGTAACAGTACAGTTTGATCtgacaaaattattttgcaaacaTATGAATAAGGTAAATAATATTCTTGCtcagatttaattttttgcatCACTGATTAATTGTAGgctcctgtgaaaaaaaacaactatgcATATAGCAATACTTTAAATGCATGGCACCGTTAGGTGGCATTTATGTCACATTATGGCTCAACATGTTGTATTAAGTGTATTTATATCATTTCAGCTGATATGCTGACACTGATTATCGAGTGACGCTCCTCAGAGAAGATGTGAAAGACGCTTTTCAGTTCTAAGTTGCTCCCGACCAGGTTAAGTCTGCAGTGAAAGTTACCATGGCGAGGTCACCTCTTTAAACTGTGATCTTGTTTCATCTCATCCATCTCATTGCTCATATTTATGCCCTATAAAGCAGCTTGGGTGATTTGTATCTCTAAAGTCACCTTGTAAGAACATATCAGCACCACAACAATACAGATTTAAGTAGAAATTGATTCAAAATACTTATATGGAAGAAAGGAAAACAAGGAACTGGaagtaatattttgtgtgtgtgtgtgtgtgtgtgtgtgtgtgtgtgtgtgtgtgtttacagtccCCAGCTGCACTGCTGTGGTAATTTATGGACCAGATGACCTCTAATGATCATAAAAACCTGCCGCTCCTCTTTATGAGCCTCACACAGTTTCAGGACAGAAAGCTGGTGACAAAATCAATCATTTGGTAACATGATCTCAATCACAGGTTATATTTGTtatgtctgtctttgttgtgcACCAAATCAAACGTTTTTATTTCTGAGCCCTCTTGACCTATCTTGACACATTTCTAATTTTtcattaaccccttaaaacgtggattgaaattattttttaagtacaaaTTGGAGGCacttgtacttcacttgagtatATTTTTCTCTTGATACTTTTTACTTCTTATTAAGGACATTTCGGAGGGAAAAATTTTTACTTCAGTCAATCTGCCATTTTTCTGACTGAGcaaatctttaaaatgaaatcctaAAGTCAAACGAATGAGCAAATATTCAACAGAATAAAGCCAAAGTAAAGTGAGAATAAAGCCGCGCTGTCGGCCTCTCTCTGCTGGACGGC is drawn from Plectropomus leopardus isolate mb unplaced genomic scaffold, YSFRI_Pleo_2.0 unplaced_scaffold4958, whole genome shotgun sequence and contains these coding sequences:
- the LOC121939513 gene encoding claudin-15-like, with product YRSLSAAHIQACRALMIISLLLGLGPMIVSLLGLKCIKIGSATDQSKAKVAITGGILSILAGLCCMIAVSWYAFQVVQEFHNPLFGGVRFELGAGLYLGWGASSLSMLGGGFLCSACKRASPERKQGGYYGNKPKVYTATAKSDPDSARAYV